In Pseudomonas fluorescens, a genomic segment contains:
- the glpD gene encoding glycerol-3-phosphate dehydrogenase — protein sequence MNPSTLPAPPLAEVYDVAVIGGGINGVGIAADAAGRGLSVFLCEKDDLASHTSSASSKLIHGGLRYLEHYEFRLVREALAEREVLLGKAPHIVKQMRFVLPHRPHLRPAWMIRAGLFLYDHLGKREKLAGSKSLKFGPDSPLKSEITKGFEYSDCWVDDARLVVLNAIAAREKGAHIHTQTRCVSAHRSKGLWEMNMERADGSLFSIRAKALVNAAGPWVAKFIKEDLKLDSPYGIRLIQGSHLIVPKLYEGAHAHILQNEDQRIVFTIPYLNHLTIIGTTDREYTGDPAKVAITEGETDYMLKVVNAHFKKQLSRDDIVHTYSGVRPLCNDESDNPSAITRDYTLSLSGGTGEAPILSVFGGKLTTYRKLAESAMAQLAPYFTQMRPSWTATASLPGGEDMTTPEALAEAIRAKFDWIPSEIARRWSTTYGSRTWRLLEGVHTLADLGDHLGGGLYTREVDYLCAEEWATQPQDILWRRTKLGLFTTPEEQDNVQRYLSKVEQNRSRIQAA from the coding sequence ATGAACCCTTCTACCTTGCCTGCTCCACCGCTTGCCGAAGTCTATGACGTTGCCGTTATCGGTGGCGGGATCAATGGCGTCGGCATTGCAGCAGACGCAGCCGGGCGCGGTCTGTCGGTGTTCCTTTGCGAAAAGGACGACCTGGCCAGCCACACCTCTTCCGCCAGCAGCAAGCTGATCCATGGCGGCCTGCGCTACCTCGAACATTACGAATTCCGCCTGGTGCGCGAAGCCCTGGCCGAACGTGAAGTGCTGCTGGGCAAGGCACCGCACATCGTCAAACAAATGCGCTTTGTGCTGCCACACCGCCCGCACCTGCGTCCGGCGTGGATGATCCGTGCCGGCCTGTTCCTGTATGACCACTTGGGCAAGCGGGAAAAGCTCGCCGGCTCGAAAAGCCTCAAGTTCGGCCCTGACAGCCCGCTGAAAAGCGAAATCACCAAAGGCTTCGAATACTCCGACTGCTGGGTCGATGACGCCCGCCTGGTCGTACTCAATGCCATCGCCGCCCGTGAAAAAGGCGCGCATATCCACACCCAGACCCGTTGCGTCAGCGCCCACCGCAGCAAGGGCCTGTGGGAAATGAACATGGAACGCGCCGATGGCAGCCTGTTCTCGATCCGCGCCAAGGCGCTGGTGAATGCAGCCGGCCCATGGGTCGCCAAGTTCATCAAGGAAGACCTGAAGCTCGACTCGCCCTACGGTATCCGCCTGATCCAGGGCAGCCACCTGATCGTGCCGAAATTGTATGAAGGCGCCCACGCGCACATCCTGCAGAACGAAGACCAGCGTATCGTCTTCACCATTCCCTACCTGAACCACCTGACCATCATCGGCACCACCGACCGCGAATACACCGGCGACCCGGCAAAAGTGGCGATTACCGAAGGCGAAACCGACTACATGCTCAAAGTCGTCAACGCCCACTTCAAGAAACAGCTGAGCCGCGACGACATCGTCCACACCTATTCCGGGGTGCGTCCGCTGTGCAATGACGAGTCGGACAACCCCTCGGCCATCACCCGCGACTACACCCTGTCCCTCTCCGGCGGCACGGGCGAAGCACCGATCCTGTCGGTATTCGGCGGCAAGCTGACCACCTATCGCAAGCTCGCCGAATCGGCGATGGCGCAATTGGCACCGTACTTCACCCAGATGCGCCCAAGCTGGACTGCCACGGCCAGCCTGCCCGGTGGCGAGGACATGACCACGCCAGAAGCGCTGGCCGAGGCCATTCGCGCCAAATTCGACTGGATACCCAGCGAGATCGCACGCCGTTGGTCCACCACCTACGGCAGCCGTACCTGGCGCCTGCTGGAAGGCGTACACACCCTGGCCGACCTGGGTGACCACCTGGGTGGCGGCCTGTACACCCGCGAAGTCGACTACCTGTGTGCCGAAGAGTGGGCGACCCAACCCCAGGACATCCTGTGGCGCCGCACCAAGCTCGGCCTGTTCACCACCCCGGAAGAACAGGACAACGTGCAACGTTACCTGTCCAAGGTTGAACAGAACCGTAGCCGCATCCAGGCAGCCTGA
- a CDS encoding DeoR/GlpR family transcriptional regulator, with product MNLPPRQQQILELVRERGYVSIEEMAQLFVVTPQTIRRDINQLADANLLRRYHGGAAYDSSVENTAYAMRADQMRDEKQRIGEAIAAQIPDHASLFINIGTTTESIARALLNHNHLKIITNNLNVATMLSAKDDFDVLLTGGNVRRDGGVVGQASVDFINQFKVDFALVGISGIDEDGSLLDFDYQEVRVSQAIIANARQVILAADSSKFGRNAMIRLGPISLVDCLVTDQQPVPALVQLLNQHKVRLEVV from the coding sequence ATGAATCTGCCTCCCCGCCAGCAACAAATCCTCGAACTGGTCCGCGAACGCGGCTACGTCAGTATCGAGGAAATGGCGCAGCTATTCGTTGTCACCCCGCAAACCATCCGCCGCGATATCAACCAGCTGGCGGACGCCAATCTGCTGCGCCGCTACCACGGCGGCGCGGCCTATGACTCCAGTGTCGAAAACACCGCCTACGCCATGCGTGCCGACCAGATGCGCGACGAGAAACAGCGCATCGGCGAAGCCATCGCCGCGCAAATCCCCGATCACGCGTCGCTGTTCATCAACATCGGCACCACCACCGAATCCATCGCACGTGCGCTGTTAAACCACAATCACCTGAAAATCATCACCAACAACCTCAACGTCGCCACCATGCTCAGTGCCAAGGACGACTTCGATGTGTTGCTGACCGGCGGTAATGTGCGCCGTGATGGCGGCGTGGTGGGCCAGGCCAGCGTGGACTTTATCAACCAGTTCAAAGTCGACTTCGCCCTGGTGGGTATCAGCGGCATTGACGAGGACGGCAGCCTGCTCGACTTCGATTACCAGGAAGTGCGGGTGTCACAGGCGATCATCGCCAATGCACGCCAGGTGATCCTGGCGGCGGACTCGAGCAAGTTCGGGCGCAATGCCATGATTCGCCTTGGGCCGATCAGCCTGGTGGACTGCCTGGTGACCGACCAGCAGCCCGTGCCGGCGCTGGTGCAGTTGTTGAACCAGCATAAGGTTCGCCTGGAAGTGGTCTAG
- the glpK gene encoding glycerol kinase GlpK has translation MTDIQNKNYIIALDQGTTSSRAIIFDRDANVVCTAQREFVQHYPQAGWVEHDPMEIFATQSAVMVEALAQAGLHHDQVAAIGITNQRETTVVWDKVTGRPIYNAIVWQCRRSTEICQQLKRDGHEQYISDTTGLVTDPYFSGTKLKWILDNVEGSRERARNGELLFGTVDSWLIWKFTGGKTHVTDYTNASRTMLFNIHTLEWDAKMLEILDVPREMLPEVKSSSEIYGRTKSGIAIGGIAGDQQAALFGQMCVEPGQAKNTYGTGCFLLMNTGDKAVKSKHGMLTTIACGPRGEVAYALEGAVFNGGSTVQWLRDELKIINDAHDTEYFAGKVKDSNGVYLVPAFTGLGAPYWDPYARGALFGLTRGVRVDHIIRAALESIAYQTRDVLDAMQQDSGERLKSLRVDGGAVANNFLMQFQADILGTQVERPQMRETTALGAAYLAGLACGFWGSLDELRGKAVIEREFEPQLEEAAKEKLYAGWQKAVSRTRDWEPHEGAE, from the coding sequence ATGACCGACATTCAGAATAAGAACTACATCATTGCCCTTGATCAGGGCACCACCAGTTCGCGGGCGATCATCTTTGATCGTGACGCCAACGTGGTCTGCACCGCCCAGCGTGAATTCGTCCAGCACTACCCGCAGGCGGGCTGGGTCGAACATGACCCGATGGAAATCTTCGCCACCCAGAGCGCGGTAATGGTCGAGGCCCTGGCCCAGGCTGGCCTGCACCATGACCAGGTTGCCGCTATCGGCATCACCAACCAGCGTGAAACCACCGTGGTCTGGGACAAGGTCACCGGTCGCCCGATCTACAACGCCATCGTCTGGCAGTGCCGCCGCAGCACCGAAATCTGCCAGCAGCTCAAGCGTGACGGCCACGAGCAATACATCAGCGACACCACCGGCCTGGTCACCGACCCGTACTTTTCCGGCACCAAACTCAAGTGGATCCTCGACAATGTCGAAGGCAGCCGCGAACGTGCGCGCAACGGCGAACTGCTGTTCGGCACCGTCGACAGCTGGTTGATCTGGAAATTTACCGGCGGCAAGACCCACGTCACCGACTACACCAACGCCTCGCGCACCATGCTCTTCAACATCCACACCCTGGAGTGGGACGCGAAGATGCTGGAAATCCTTGATGTGCCGCGCGAGATGCTGCCGGAAGTCAAGTCGTCGTCGGAAATCTATGGTCGCACCAAGAGCGGCATTGCCATCGGCGGCATCGCCGGTGACCAGCAGGCCGCGCTGTTCGGCCAGATGTGCGTTGAACCGGGCCAGGCCAAGAACACCTACGGCACCGGCTGCTTCCTGCTGATGAATACCGGCGACAAGGCCGTGAAATCCAAGCACGGCATGCTCACCACCATCGCCTGCGGCCCGCGTGGCGAAGTGGCCTACGCCCTTGAAGGCGCGGTATTCAACGGTGGTTCCACCGTGCAGTGGCTGCGTGACGAGCTGAAAATCATCAACGACGCCCACGACACCGAATACTTCGCCGGCAAGGTCAAGGACAGCAATGGCGTCTACCTGGTACCCGCGTTTACCGGCCTGGGCGCCCCCTACTGGGACCCCTACGCCCGTGGCGCGCTGTTCGGCCTGACCCGTGGCGTACGCGTGGATCACATTATTCGTGCAGCCCTTGAGTCGATTGCCTACCAGACACGCGACGTACTGGACGCGATGCAGCAGGATTCCGGCGAACGCCTCAAATCCCTGCGGGTGGATGGCGGCGCAGTGGCCAACAACTTCCTGATGCAATTCCAAGCCGACATCCTCGGCACCCAGGTCGAGCGCCCGCAAATGCGCGAAACCACTGCACTGGGCGCGGCCTACCTGGCGGGCCTGGCTTGCGGGTTCTGGGGTAGCCTGGACGAACTGCGTGGCAAGGCGGTGATCGAGCGCGAATTCGAACCTCAGCTTGAAGAAGCCGCCAAAGAGAAACTCTATGCCGGCTGGCAAAAAGCAGTGAGCCGCACCCGCGACTGGGAACCCCACGAAGGCGCTGAATAA
- a CDS encoding MIP/aquaporin family protein, with protein sequence MTTALQQPSLSSQCMAEFLGTALLIFFGTGCVAALKVAGASFGLWEISIIWGIGVSMAIYLSAGISGAHLNPAVSIALCLFADFDKRKLPFYILAQVAGAFCSAALVYMLYSNLFFDYEQTHHLVRGTQASLELASVFSTYPHALLSTAQAFLVEMVITAILMGVIMALTDDNNGLPRGPLAPLLIGLLIAVIGSAMGPLTGFAMNPARDFGPKLMTFFAGWGEMAFTGGRDIPYFLVPIFAPIVGACLGAAAYRGLIARHLPSAAPAAAEAKEAAVNGETRIS encoded by the coding sequence ATGACAACTGCACTTCAACAGCCTTCACTTTCGAGCCAATGCATGGCCGAATTCCTGGGGACTGCGCTTCTGATCTTCTTCGGTACAGGATGTGTCGCTGCCCTCAAAGTCGCGGGTGCCAGCTTTGGTTTGTGGGAAATCAGTATCATCTGGGGGATCGGCGTCAGCATGGCGATCTACCTGAGCGCCGGTATCTCCGGGGCTCACCTCAATCCGGCGGTGAGTATTGCCCTGTGTCTTTTCGCCGATTTCGACAAGCGTAAGCTGCCCTTCTATATCCTCGCCCAGGTCGCCGGTGCCTTCTGCTCCGCGGCGCTGGTGTACATGCTCTATAGCAATCTGTTTTTCGATTACGAACAAACCCACCATTTGGTGCGTGGGACCCAGGCCAGCCTGGAACTAGCCTCGGTGTTTTCGACCTACCCCCATGCGCTGCTGAGCACCGCTCAGGCGTTCCTGGTGGAAATGGTCATCACCGCCATCCTGATGGGCGTGATCATGGCCCTGACCGACGATAACAACGGCTTGCCACGCGGCCCCCTTGCTCCGTTGCTGATTGGCTTGCTGATCGCAGTCATCGGCAGCGCCATGGGCCCATTGACCGGTTTTGCGATGAACCCTGCGCGGGATTTCGGGCCCAAGCTGATGACCTTTTTCGCCGGCTGGGGTGAAATGGCCTTTACTGGCGGACGCGACATTCCCTACTTCCTGGTTCCGATTTTCGCGCCGATTGTCGGTGCTTGCCTCGGTGCCGCAGCTTATCGCGGGCTGATTGCCCGCCATCTGCCAAGCGCCGCACCTGCCGCAGCGGAGGCCAAAGAAGCCGCCGTCAACGGCGAAACGCGTATTTCCTGA
- the ybaK gene encoding Cys-tRNA(Pro) deacylase: MTPALDLLKKVRAEHRIHSYEHDPKASSYGLEAAEKLGLDPAQVFKTLLASSEKGELLVAVVPVVGSLDLKALAHAAGVKKVEMADPAAAQRSTGYLLGGISPLGQKKRLRTFIDTTAQPFATIFVSAGRRGLEVELSAAVLAEHTQAKFAPIGRA; this comes from the coding sequence ATGACCCCTGCACTGGATTTGTTGAAAAAAGTTCGCGCCGAACATCGCATTCACAGTTATGAACACGATCCCAAAGCGTCGTCGTATGGTCTGGAGGCCGCGGAAAAGTTGGGTCTTGACCCGGCTCAGGTGTTCAAGACCCTGTTGGCGAGCAGCGAAAAAGGCGAGTTATTGGTGGCGGTGGTGCCGGTCGTCGGAAGTCTGGATTTAAAAGCCTTGGCCCATGCGGCCGGGGTGAAAAAAGTCGAGATGGCTGACCCGGCGGCGGCGCAACGGTCGACGGGCTACCTGTTGGGCGGTATCAGCCCGCTGGGGCAGAAAAAGCGCTTGCGCACGTTTATCGATACGACGGCGCAGCCGTTCGCGACGATTTTTGTCAGTGCGGGGAGACGGGGGCTGGAAGTGGAATTGTCCGCCGCAGTGCTGGCGGAACATACCCAGGCCAAATTCGCGCCGATTGGCAGGGCTTGA
- a CDS encoding ABC transporter ATP-binding protein: MSQSLLLNLRNLACGYQDQRVVQNLNLHLNAGDIGCLLGSSGCGKTTTLRAIAGFEPVHDGEISLAGEVISSAGFTLAPEKRRIGMVFQDYALFPHLCVADNIAFGIRKHPQKDRVVAELLELVNLKNLGKRFPHELSGGQQQRVALARALAPEPQLLLLDEPFSNLDGELRRKLSHEVRDILKARGTSAILVTHDQEEAFAVSDHVGVFKEGRLEQWDTPYNLYHEPLTPYVASFIGQGYFIRGQLSTPESVNTELGELRGNRAYSWPTGGAVDVLLRPDDIVYAPDSALKARIVGKTFLGASTLYRLQLPTGAQLESIFPSHADHQVGADVGIRVAAEHLVLFQACGSVAAQVPRSESGVRRYSPASSI, from the coding sequence ATGAGCCAGTCCTTACTGCTGAACCTGCGCAATCTGGCATGCGGCTATCAAGACCAACGGGTGGTGCAGAATCTCAACCTGCACCTGAATGCCGGCGACATCGGCTGCCTGCTGGGTTCCTCGGGGTGCGGCAAGACCACCACCCTGCGCGCGATTGCCGGGTTCGAACCGGTGCACGACGGTGAAATCAGCCTGGCAGGCGAAGTCATCTCCAGCGCCGGCTTCACCCTTGCCCCAGAGAAACGTCGCATTGGCATGGTCTTCCAGGACTACGCGCTGTTCCCTCACCTCTGCGTGGCCGACAACATCGCCTTCGGCATTCGCAAGCACCCGCAGAAAGACCGCGTGGTCGCCGAGCTGCTGGAGCTGGTCAATCTGAAGAACCTGGGCAAGCGCTTCCCCCACGAGCTTTCCGGGGGGCAGCAGCAACGTGTGGCCCTCGCCCGTGCCTTGGCGCCGGAGCCCCAACTGCTGCTGCTGGATGAGCCGTTCTCCAACCTTGATGGCGAACTGCGGCGCAAGCTCAGCCACGAGGTGCGCGACATCCTCAAAGCCCGCGGCACCAGTGCGATCCTGGTAACCCATGACCAGGAAGAAGCTTTCGCCGTGAGCGACCATGTCGGCGTATTCAAGGAAGGCCGCCTGGAGCAGTGGGATACGCCCTACAACCTCTATCACGAACCTCTGACGCCCTATGTCGCCAGCTTCATTGGCCAGGGTTATTTCATTCGTGGCCAGCTAAGCACCCCGGAATCCGTCAATACCGAGCTGGGCGAACTGCGCGGCAACCGTGCCTACTCCTGGCCGACCGGCGGCGCCGTGGACGTGTTGCTGCGCCCGGACGACATCGTCTACGCGCCGGACAGCGCTTTGAAAGCGCGAATTGTCGGCAAGACCTTCCTCGGCGCATCGACCTTGTACCGCTTGCAACTGCCGACCGGCGCACAACTGGAATCGATCTTTCCCAGCCATGCCGACCATCAGGTCGGTGCGGATGTCGGGATTCGCGTCGCGGCTGAACACCTGGTGCTGTTCCAGGCCTGCGGCAGCGTCGCGGCGCAGGTACCACGGTCCGAGTCAGGCGTACGGCGCTACAGCCCGGCCAGCAGTATTTGA
- the argF gene encoding ornithine carbamoyltransferase, with translation MSARHFLSLMDCTPEELVSVIRRGIELKDLRNRGVLFEPLKNRVLGMIFEKSSTRTRLSFEAGMIQLGGQAIFLSPRDTQLGRGEPISDCAIVMSRMLDAVMIRTFAHSTLTEFAANSRVPVINGLSDDLHPCQLLADMQTFLEHRGSIQGKTVAWIGDGNNMCNSYIEAAIQFDFQLRIACPEGYEPDARFLAQAGDRVTVVRDPREAVIGAHLVSTDVWTSMGQEDETAKRLALFAPFQVTRALLDLAAPDVLFMHCLPAHRGEEISLDLLDDQRSVAWDQAENRLHAQKALLEFLVEPAYHHA, from the coding sequence ATGAGCGCAAGGCACTTTCTCTCCCTGATGGATTGCACGCCCGAAGAGCTGGTCAGCGTGATCCGTCGAGGCATTGAGCTTAAAGACCTGCGTAACCGCGGCGTACTGTTCGAGCCTTTGAAAAACCGCGTGCTCGGGATGATTTTCGAGAAGTCGTCGACTCGCACCCGCTTGTCCTTCGAAGCCGGCATGATCCAGCTGGGTGGCCAGGCCATCTTCCTGTCGCCGCGCGACACCCAACTGGGCCGTGGCGAGCCGATCAGCGATTGCGCGATCGTCATGTCGCGCATGCTCGATGCGGTGATGATCCGTACCTTTGCCCACAGCACCCTGACTGAATTTGCCGCCAACTCACGCGTCCCGGTGATCAACGGCCTGTCCGATGACCTGCACCCTTGCCAGTTACTGGCGGACATGCAGACCTTTCTCGAACACCGTGGCTCGATCCAGGGCAAGACCGTGGCCTGGATCGGCGACGGCAACAATATGTGCAACAGCTATATAGAAGCGGCGATCCAATTCGATTTCCAACTGCGTATCGCCTGCCCGGAAGGCTACGAGCCTGACGCCCGCTTCCTGGCACAGGCGGGTGACCGCGTCACCGTTGTGCGCGACCCGCGCGAGGCAGTGATCGGTGCGCATCTGGTCAGCACCGACGTCTGGACCTCCATGGGCCAGGAAGACGAAACCGCCAAGCGCCTGGCGCTGTTTGCGCCATTCCAGGTAACCCGCGCCCTGCTCGACCTGGCCGCGCCGGATGTGCTGTTCATGCACTGCCTGCCCGCCCACCGTGGCGAAGAAATCAGCCTCGACCTGCTTGACGATCAACGTTCGGTCGCCTGGGACCAGGCTGAAAACCGCCTGCACGCGCAAAAGGCCCTGCTTGAGTTCCTGGTCGAGCCGGCGTACCACCACGCATGA
- a CDS encoding molybdopterin oxidoreductase family protein, which translates to MTKTLHHRACHLCEAICGLTLETTRADDGSLAITSIKGDPQDTFSRGHICPKAVALQDIQNDPDRLHQPMLRVGSEWQPIPWEDAFALVAERLAGIQARHGQNAVAVYQGNPSVHNYGLMTHSNYFLGLLKTRNRFSATSVDQLPHHLTSHLMYGHGLLLPIPDIDHTDFMLILGGNPLASNGSIMTVPDVEKRLKAIQARGGKVVVVDPRRSETAAMADQHIFVRPGGDAALLFGLLNTLFAEDLTRDSHLPVEGLEEVRRAIAGFTPEAMSRQCAVPAGQIRQLARDFAAADKAVCYGRMGVSTQAFGTLCHWLVQLINLVTGNLDREGGALCTSPAVDLVASTGGGHFNRWQSRVSGRPEYGGELPVSALAEEMLTEGEGQIRALVTVAGNPVLSTPNGRQLEQALDGLEFMVSVDLYINETTRYADLILPSTSALENDHYDTTFNMFAVRNVTRFNRAILPKPEGALHDWEIFVGLAKAFAARTGVALKPILPPAQMIDFGLRAGAYGDASAHKLSVAMLADHPHGVDLGPLKPNLAERLKTANGRVQAAPAVILADLARFAAQPVPVDDELLLIGRRHVRSNNSWMHNYHRLVKGKPRHQLLMHPDDLASRRLSDGQRVRVSSRIGMIEVEVVASLDMMPGVVSLPHGWGHGRPGVQMAIASTQPGASANDLTDERQLDELSGNAALNGVPVQVAAA; encoded by the coding sequence ATGACCAAGACTCTCCATCACCGTGCCTGCCATCTGTGCGAAGCCATTTGTGGCTTGACCCTGGAAACCACCCGCGCCGACGACGGTAGCCTGGCCATTACCTCGATCAAGGGGGACCCGCAGGACACGTTCAGTCGCGGCCATATCTGCCCCAAGGCTGTGGCGTTGCAGGATATCCAGAATGACCCGGACCGCCTGCACCAGCCTATGTTGCGGGTGGGCAGCGAATGGCAGCCGATCCCCTGGGAAGACGCCTTTGCCCTGGTCGCCGAGCGACTGGCGGGGATCCAGGCGCGGCATGGGCAGAATGCCGTGGCGGTGTATCAGGGCAACCCCAGCGTGCACAACTATGGGCTGATGACCCACAGTAACTACTTTCTCGGCCTGTTGAAGACGCGCAATCGGTTTTCCGCAACCTCGGTGGACCAATTACCCCATCACCTCACCAGTCACCTGATGTACGGCCATGGCCTGTTGCTGCCGATCCCGGACATCGACCACACCGACTTCATGCTGATCCTCGGCGGCAACCCCCTGGCGTCCAACGGCAGCATCATGACCGTGCCTGATGTGGAGAAGCGTCTCAAGGCCATCCAGGCCCGGGGGGGCAAAGTGGTGGTGGTCGATCCGCGGCGCAGCGAGACGGCGGCGATGGCCGACCAGCACATTTTCGTGCGGCCTGGCGGGGATGCGGCGCTATTGTTTGGCTTGCTCAACACGCTGTTTGCCGAGGACCTGACCCGCGACAGCCATCTGCCGGTTGAGGGCCTGGAAGAAGTACGCCGCGCTATCGCCGGATTTACCCCAGAGGCCATGAGCCGTCAGTGTGCGGTGCCTGCCGGGCAGATTCGCCAGTTGGCGCGGGACTTCGCCGCGGCGGACAAGGCCGTGTGTTACGGACGGATGGGGGTTTCGACCCAGGCGTTCGGCACGCTGTGCCATTGGCTGGTGCAATTGATCAACCTGGTGACTGGCAACCTCGACCGCGAGGGTGGTGCGCTCTGCACCAGCCCTGCAGTGGATCTGGTGGCCTCCACCGGCGGTGGGCATTTCAACCGCTGGCAGAGCCGGGTTTCCGGGCGCCCGGAGTACGGCGGCGAGTTGCCCGTGTCGGCACTGGCTGAGGAAATGCTCACCGAAGGCGAAGGACAGATCCGCGCCCTGGTGACAGTGGCCGGTAACCCGGTGCTCTCGACACCCAATGGGCGTCAGTTGGAACAGGCTCTGGACGGGCTCGAGTTCATGGTCAGTGTCGACCTCTATATCAACGAAACCACGCGATACGCCGACCTGATCCTGCCGTCCACCTCGGCGCTGGAAAACGACCATTACGACACCACGTTCAATATGTTCGCCGTACGCAATGTCACCCGTTTCAATCGCGCGATCCTGCCCAAGCCTGAGGGCGCGCTGCATGACTGGGAAATCTTTGTCGGGTTGGCCAAGGCTTTTGCGGCGCGGACCGGTGTGGCACTCAAGCCGATCCTACCGCCGGCGCAGATGATCGATTTCGGGCTGCGCGCGGGTGCCTACGGTGATGCGTCCGCTCACAAATTGTCGGTGGCAATGCTGGCGGACCATCCCCATGGCGTGGACCTGGGGCCGCTCAAGCCCAATCTTGCCGAGCGACTGAAAACGGCCAACGGCCGGGTGCAGGCGGCCCCTGCGGTGATCCTGGCAGACCTGGCGCGTTTTGCGGCGCAGCCGGTACCCGTGGACGACGAACTGCTGCTGATCGGCCGCCGCCATGTGCGCAGCAACAATTCCTGGATGCATAACTATCATCGGCTGGTGAAGGGCAAGCCGCGCCATCAGTTGCTGATGCACCCTGATGACCTGGCCAGCCGTCGGTTGAGTGATGGGCAGCGGGTGAGGGTCAGTTCGCGTATCGGCATGATTGAGGTGGAGGTCGTGGCCAGTTTGGACATGATGCCTGGCGTCGTCAGCTTGCCCCATGGTTGGGGGCATGGGCGTCCGGGGGTGCAGATGGCTATCGCCAGCACTCAGCCTGGGGCCAGTGCCAACGACCTGACCGACGAGCGGCAGTTGGATGAGCTGTCGGGGAACGCGGCGCTCAATGGCGTGCCTGTACAGGTCGCGGCCGCATAA